The sequence below is a genomic window from Chloroflexota bacterium.
GCCGCCGCGCGAACGCGCCTTCCGCTGGCCGAAATTGCCTTTCAGGAGCAATGGGGCCAGCCGTTCACGCCGTGAGCACACCCTGAGGAGGGTTGCCCCCATGTGTTTGGCCGTGATTGCGAAGATTTTGCAGATCGATGGGGCTACGGCTGAGGCTTCGTTTGGCGGCGTGAGGCGTCGCATTAGCCTGCAGTTGTTGCCCGAGGCCCAGGTGGGTGATTACGTTTTGGTGCATACGGGCTTTGCCATTGCCGTGGTAGACCCCGCGGAAGCCGAAGCAACGCTGGCTTTGCTGGCCGAAGTGCGGGGGGAGGATGCCCCATGACCTGGCCTTCGTTGGCGCATTTTCGCGACCCCGCGTTGGGCAAACGGCTGCTGGGTGAAATTCGCCGTCTGGCCGAGCGCCTGACCGAACCGATCACCCTGATGGAATTTTGCGGCAGCCACACCCATGCCATCATGCACTTTGGCATTCGGCAGTTGTTGCCACCGCAGGTGCGGCTGCTTTC
It includes:
- a CDS encoding HypC/HybG/HupF family hydrogenase formation chaperone; the protein is MCLAVIAKILQIDGATAEASFGGVRRRISLQLLPEAQVGDYVLVHTGFAIAVVDPAEAEATLALLAEVRGEDAP